The genomic region TATTCATTGAAAACAGTAAGACGTCACAGAGTAAAAACACTTTAACGCAAATAACAtcataatgtataaaattaatcaGATCCAAGTCTTTATTTCTAAGATCTAGGTCttctattttaaagaaatataataaaaattacttattttagatCGGAGATGTAAGAGAAatgaagaaaatgtaaaattacgaTATCGGATAGACACGTGAAACTAACACATTAATTTGATCAGTGTTTTGCGTTTTGATGTCTtgctttcttcttttttatttactattttaatcaaccaatttgaaataatgtaattggttaagtaaaacaaaaaacaaaaccacgttaactcgatacaccagTCAAATGAACTACCTAACAAAACAGAGTGACCTGGTGTATTCAGTTTAAACACTTCGAActatatagaacaatacaacaTAAGAACAAAAACTTTGTACTCCATAAAAATGACTATTTCTGTATCTTTTATTGCGAATGaccttaaacaacaacaacaaagttagaCTTAAGTGTTACCAAAATTCTTCTGAAGATAATATGaagcacattttattttttggtttcaaattttaataaataaaaatatcatttgaatGGTATATTAATGCTGATATGTGTATCAGCTAGAAGCAGCGTTTATCAATCCACTAGTAACTAGTGGGCTACCCTATTCGGTTTTGTAACGATACGCCATCTTTTTTGTAGGTCTCTtatgtttaacttaaaaaaactCCAACAAGTAGATGGCATGGAAACATGGAGACAAAAAGAATCCCAAGAACTTAGTGATCTAGTCCAGCGGAGACTTACATATCTGCAGGTATGTTCCCTATTCAATATGCTAAATGAAGAACATCAGTAAGAATAATTTATATCATaggtttttttacaaatacaggaagttttcaaataaatatcaatttaaacATCTCCAGACATCTTCGAAAAACAATAAACGAACTATATATGTTCGAAAAATCACAACTTtacaaatgaaatacaaaattgcTTTCAACttacaaaagaaaatgttaaatagaaTTTAAGGATCACGTAAATAGTTAATACtactacagtaaaacctgtctaaggcggaatcgcacgggaccgagtaaaatttccggatTAAGCAGGTTTTTCCGGCTTAGATAGTGAACCTGCATTtcgttaattatatataatttttgagcgggaCGTTATAGTTGCTTGACTCAAGAGAAGTAAGGCGTTTGTGAACAAATTATTGTACTGTTTATggtgtatttattacaataagaacaaaaatagacattcaaaatatatataagtacgcaaaatcttaatcaaatttatttgaagaaattgcCCAGTTTCAACcgtttcgttgttttttttttttaatgggctttctcatgtggttaaaagggaactccaattctacggccttttcataaagttcattttcccatttcatttttgcatacaatttgatagcgttaatataacttaagtCTAGTTAAGTCTAATATAAGTCTAATTTATTAGTTTAGGATAATTTCAATTCATGACAAAATAAAATTCGTCATCAAGCTTTATTTAAACGGTGAGATCAAAGGCATCGCTAGGTACTTAACAGATTCGGGGTTAGAGCCCATAAGCGCAAGAATGTTCGGCGTGTTAGTGCGAAATATCATGGTTTTTAATTCTGATTTTGTTTAAGACATCAACTGAGAATTTGGGGCACTTTTAAATATAACCAGGGTGTGAGCTCATGTGCCATCGCCTAGCGACGCGTCTGGATGAGACTAATtcattcagttatttatttttctaaccaCTATGTTTACTTTTGTACAGATAAACCGAAAATACACACTGTTGTTAATGCAAATTGCTATATTGAAGTTCTGAAAATGCTTCCATCACAGTTGCTGGTAAGGATAGCAACGTTAAAAGGCTTCGGCCTATCCCTAAATACCAGACGATTGGTTAGTATTCCAGTTCTATGAATTATGTTTCAGTATCTGTTAGATAAAATTGATTTTAGCTTCATCAGTTTGTATcataaaagcaaaaaacaaacattagtttattttggcTTTAACTcgcaaaaaacaaatataagatcGAATTTTTGCATTATGGTATAGTCAGTGCTttgaattgtaaaataaatttaggaGTATAGTGTGTATCGTAATATCTTGGTACTCTTTATAAACAGGTACACAGACTTAACGAAACTCATTTTGTTATTGTGTAGAACCATCAGTCTTGTGGACGTTTTCCTCCTCTCTaaccttattttaatttctagaaATTCACGGTGGTTTTATAATAGTTAATGCAGTAAAGGTTCTTTATGTTTCCACATTTAGAATCCCAAGGATTGCAGCAAGACTAATAAGTTAGTGTGTGACATCGATAAAAACTGTGGTTTCGGCTGCCAGGTTCATCATGTCGTATACTGTTTTATTGTAGCATATGGAACTCAGCGTACCTTAATTTTGCGATCTAAAAACTGGAGATACTCAAGAGAAGGCTGGGAAACGATGTTTAAGCCAATCAGTGTCAACTGTATTGACGAATACGGGGTTTCTCGAGCTAACTGGTCAGGTATAAACTCAGTCTGTATATATCTATGTAAAAATCCGAATGAAAGATCTGATAATTACCTAAACTAAATTTCTTGTGCTAAAGCTGCATCAGCATAAGCTATAACCATATTCCAATTTTTACTATAGATGCCGACATTGTGAACTATAACCGTACTAAAATGCCAGTATCATGACCTATAATAGTATGCCAATTTTGTACTAAAAGTGCTGACATCACGAGTTAAAGCCGGATGCAAGTTTGGTACTAAGGATGTCAACATCACGTGCTGTCGTTGTGTGCCATTATTATGAGCCATAACAATTTgcgagttttgtttttcttgaaatgttttatagCTACTAGctgatgaaaataattcatttactgTTACCACCTTTCTCTGAAGAAGTTTGTTAAGTTCAGTTAATCTAATTCGGCTGAAAAGTACATGATAAGATAACTTATAAGataagaaaatttaaacatataGGTTTAAGCTCATCACAGAAACAATGTTCAAATGTTTTGAAGTTTGAATTATCTGAATGTGATTTCAACAGCAATACAGAGGTGCTGAGTATTTACTTGGTTCAGTTGTTGGTGACTAGAGTTTTACATCTTAGACCAATAAACTGATCTTATGTTTAGTAAAAGATATgatacatttttcttgttttctattaGTAGTGTTAACTCTATTCGTACATAAGGCTCAAGGAGGATCACAAATATAAAGCCTTAGTTTCTAAATGAATGGTATCAAGATTTTTGGAGAAGAAACTAGGAAGATTTTAAGCAGTTTCGGTCGGTACGTAAAATTCTCGTGTGGTACACTAATAACATAATCCAAGcacaattgttatttttaaatactggCATTTTATTGACTGAATTCCTGTATTGTgcgaaaatatattattaatacatgtatGTGTTTGTGTCTTCTTTCAGAGTCAAATGACGCCCAAGTGATTTATCTACCGATTCTGGACGAAGTCCATCCACGTCCTCCTTACCTTCCTCCTTTCATTCCTAAAGACCTGTCTGATAGACTGATCCGTCTCCATAGCAGCCCTATCGTGTGGTGGATTGGTCAGTTTTTGAAATATCTTCTACGTCCTCAAGGAAGCTTATCAAAGTTCATTAAAGAAGCAGAGAAAAAAGTGGATTTTAACCTTCCAGTGGTGGGGTGCGCATTTAGGTGCTATTTAATCAGaggttaaataaaattatatattgaacgTTCAATCAAAAACGCATATGTGGGAGGAAATGCATACTTCttgtatattcattttttaaaagttaaagagGTGGTAAAACTTGATTTTTAAGATTATTATCTTATCTTCCTTGGAGTTGTATAATGAAAAAAAGATAAGTATGTTGCTTATTCTGGGAAGAGATGTTCTTATAGTGCAGTACAATTACTCCAAAGAGAGCCTTAACCTTCAACTAGTTGctttaaatctatttttttaactgttttggaATCTCAAACCATTTGTCAACAACACTTTAAAGGCCGAGAAAAATCTAAAGTTGGAAATATTTTCTCTACTCTGTTTTCTAAAAAACGCATTtccaaatataataaaacatttttatgaaaatcatGAAGTAAAAAGGCTTACCTTTATTGATAGTCACCAGAGCTTTCTTCTGAATCTATTGATGCTTCCGCCATTTTGTTAGCAATACGACTATAATTctgtgaaaggtttgtttgtttaaaattaagcacaaagctacacaatggactatctgtgctctgcccaccacgggtatcgaaacccggtttttttgtgtgtaagtccgcagacataccactgttttACCGGGGGTTCTGTGAAATGAAATCAAGTTACGATAGACCCAACTGACGAAATTTGAATGCAGGTAAAACAGGGTTCCCCATTCTTctagatttttaatattttgttcaatgtaGTTGTATCTACTAGTTCACgggaaaaatattaaagaattagTTGCAAgctaaaacgatttttttttttttttactattaatcaTTTATGTTGTAATCTAATAGAAATGGTTGATTAGGAAATTGAACCACTTGTTGctaaaatatcaaagaaatatatAGCCAACATGACTTATAAATTCCTCGTTTAATTATTCTAAGTAGTACATCTGGAATATgtgggaaaataataaaatgattaagtgttagttaattataataaagcgCGGGACCTACACTCGTATTAGTAAAAAAGTGTAACCTGATGCCTTATTTAGGCTTACTAGGGAAAATTTAAGTCGTTATTGTTCGTTTTTGCactcaaacagttttatttttattgctagacttatacattttaatttctagaATCCACGTGCGACGAACAGACAAGCTATGGTCGGAAGCAGCTTTTCACAAACTAGAGGAATACATGAAACATGTAGAAATCTTTTATAAGCAGCTGGAATTGAAGCAAACAGTCCAAAAACGACAAGTGTACATTGCTACGGATGATCCTAATTTACTAGAAGAATGCTGGAATAAGTAAGTGCTACTGTCGAGTTTGAACATCCCTTGTAAATACTTCATATATATCTCTAGATATGAGCACAATCCGAAAAATTAATAATTGCTTAAATGTTTCCTTTTGTGAATACATCACAGAAATTATTTACTAAAGATAATGTATGaggttcttttttttaaattaaaatagttacacTAAACTTAGTGTTTTGAGAAAACAACTTTGACGCTTGATTGAACTACCAAAAGTTCCAAGACATTTTCTGACATATTAACTTTCCTGAGTGAGAAGTTACAGGTCTTCCTTGAACTTTAACACAGCGAAATACTTCGGGTAAAATTAGTAAAGTATTGGATCTAcgatttaagaaatattttcaatgagtgaattttaaaatataaatttacaaaattacttgTTACACCCAATAAAAATCTGTTGCTGTTTTCATATCATTAATTAGAAAGTAGTGAAAAATGTCACGTAgactactaaaaataaactaaaaggttttttctattgttctttgtatcaaaTATTTGATAGATGTT from Tachypleus tridentatus isolate NWPU-2018 chromosome 1, ASM421037v1, whole genome shotgun sequence harbors:
- the LOC143254414 gene encoding alpha-(1,6)-fucosyltransferase-like isoform X2 — its product is MGLQGLRRNCRILGLVKIIVLVTVLWIGFDSIMQGSMFCKKGMAKKQVVANPIQEQSTLNSIVDYLKVLVSSEGKLTEEEFKELNKTLTSISKLTRNLQEKHEEQVFTYTKVLDQKVPTTEYERTRKKVEEDVIDMWYYLRSNIKILNEMLKSGKRITNTLNSLLEDTDQRTGSLMFNLKKLQQVDGMETWRQKESQELSDLVQRRLTYLQNPKDCSKTNKLVCDIDKNCGFGCQVHHVVYCFIVAYGTQRTLILRSKNWRYSREGWETMFKPISVNCIDEYGVSRANWSESNDAQVIYLPILDEVHPRPPYLPPFIPKDLSDRLIRLHSSPIVWWIGQFLKYLLRPQGSLSKFIKEAEKKVDFNLPVVGIHVRRTDKLWSEAAFHKLEEYMKHVEIFYKQLELKQTVQKRQVYIATDDPNLLEECWNKWGVWLTKLCRLTTLTLQAAFAHWMTHTTMVNKDLHIRWLSMTIILARQKKSNSRKET